A region from the Candidatus Tenderia electrophaga genome encodes:
- a CDS encoding helicase, with the protein MSFQTAAEVLGAEGAMARCIEGFQPRAQQQEMAAAVEQAMRDEQTLVCEAGTGTGKTFAYLVPALLSGQTVIISTGTKNLQDQLFQKDLPLVRKALEMPLQTALLKGRSNYLCLYRLQVTEQEGRLASRELVHQLRRVREWAGRTDSGDITEFMDIGEDSPLWPMVTSTVDNCLGAECPSFNDCHVMRARREAAGADVVVINHHLLLADMVLREDGFGELLPTANAYIIDEAHQLPEIATHFFGQTLSGRQLFELAKDALAEFHSSAADSAALSTAADKLDYAVRDFRLALGNDSSQRQPWARLRAESKVAEQLQGLENALQALQQQLEPVAERSKGLENCLERCETQLGRLALFNAEETPDQVYWVDIYSRSFVLCCTPLNVAEPFQKRMQEQRAAWVFTSATLAVNGRFDHYADQLGLTEVRTALWDSPFDFRSHALLYAPPDMPPPNSPSYVEAVMEAAVPVLEASRGRAFLLFTSHRALKQAAALLQGRCDYPLLVQGDYPRNELLRRFREQGNAVLLGTGSFWEGVDVRGEALSCVIIDKLPFAAPDDPVLQARADALRARGGNPFMELQVPRAVIALKQGVGRLIRDIDDRGVMVLCDPRLIDKPYGQVFLNSLPPMLRTRKLELVQRFFAAQAKSDIGETVAPDALPG; encoded by the coding sequence ATGTCGTTTCAAACTGCAGCCGAGGTCCTGGGAGCCGAGGGCGCCATGGCGCGGTGCATCGAGGGATTCCAGCCGCGTGCCCAGCAGCAGGAAATGGCGGCGGCGGTGGAGCAGGCCATGCGCGACGAGCAGACCCTGGTCTGCGAGGCCGGCACCGGCACCGGCAAGACCTTCGCCTACTTGGTGCCGGCCCTGCTGTCCGGCCAGACCGTGATCATTTCCACCGGCACCAAGAATCTGCAGGACCAGTTGTTCCAGAAAGACCTGCCCTTGGTGCGCAAAGCCCTGGAAATGCCGCTGCAGACCGCCTTGCTCAAGGGACGCAGCAATTATCTGTGCCTCTATCGTCTGCAGGTCACGGAACAGGAGGGCCGTCTGGCCTCGCGCGAACTGGTGCATCAGCTGCGCCGGGTGCGCGAATGGGCAGGGCGCACCGACAGTGGCGATATCACCGAGTTTATGGATATCGGTGAGGACTCGCCCTTGTGGCCCATGGTCACCTCCACGGTGGACAACTGTCTCGGCGCCGAATGTCCCAGTTTTAACGATTGTCATGTAATGAGGGCGCGCCGCGAGGCCGCCGGCGCCGACGTGGTGGTGATCAACCACCATTTGTTGCTGGCCGACATGGTGCTGCGCGAGGACGGCTTCGGCGAATTGCTGCCGACGGCCAATGCCTACATCATCGACGAGGCCCACCAGCTGCCTGAGATCGCCACCCATTTCTTCGGCCAGACCCTCAGCGGACGGCAGTTGTTCGAGCTGGCCAAGGACGCGCTGGCGGAATTTCACAGCAGTGCCGCCGACAGCGCGGCGCTCTCCACGGCGGCGGACAAGCTGGACTATGCCGTGCGCGATTTCCGTCTTGCCCTGGGTAACGACAGCAGTCAGCGCCAGCCCTGGGCCCGCCTGCGCGCTGAGTCCAAGGTGGCCGAGCAGCTGCAGGGCCTGGAAAACGCGTTGCAGGCCTTGCAGCAACAACTGGAACCGGTGGCCGAACGCAGCAAGGGTCTGGAGAACTGCCTCGAGCGCTGTGAAACGCAGCTCGGCCGGCTGGCCCTGTTCAACGCGGAGGAGACGCCGGACCAAGTCTATTGGGTGGATATTTACAGCCGCAGCTTCGTGCTCTGCTGCACCCCGCTGAATGTGGCCGAACCGTTCCAGAAACGCATGCAGGAGCAGAGGGCGGCCTGGGTCTTCACCTCCGCTACGCTGGCGGTCAACGGCCGTTTCGATCACTACGCCGATCAACTGGGCCTAACGGAGGTCCGCACCGCCCTGTGGGATAGCCCCTTCGATTTTCGCAGCCACGCCTTGCTCTACGCCCCGCCCGACATGCCCCCGCCCAACAGCCCGAGCTATGTGGAGGCGGTGATGGAGGCGGCCGTGCCCGTTTTGGAGGCCTCGCGCGGCCGCGCCTTTCTGCTGTTCACCAGCCACCGCGCCTTGAAACAGGCCGCCGCCTTACTGCAGGGACGTTGCGACTATCCGCTCCTGGTACAGGGCGACTATCCCCGCAACGAATTGCTGCGCCGCTTTCGCGAACAGGGCAATGCGGTGCTGCTGGGCACGGGCAGCTTTTGGGAGGGGGTGGACGTGCGCGGCGAGGCGCTGTCCTGCGTCATTATCGACAAGCTGCCGTTTGCCGCGCCCGACGATCCGGTGTTGCAGGCGCGTGCCGACGCCCTGAGGGCCCGGGGCGGCAATCCCTTCATGGAGTTGCAAGTCCCGCGCGCGGTGATCGCCTTGAAGCAGGGGGTGGGGCGCTTGATTCGCGACATAGATGATCGCGGCGTGATGGTGTTGTGTGATCCGCGCCTGATCGACAAGCCCTATGGTCAGGTGTTCCTGAATAGCCTGCCGCCCATGTTGCGCACGCGCAAGCTGGAACTGGTACAGCGTTTTTTTGCCGCCCAGGCAAAATCGGATATTGGCGAGACGGTCGCGCCGGATGCGTTGCCGGGATGA